The region ATCAGCCGTGGTTGCTGAGTCTCAACCCGTTTGATCCACATCCGCCATTTGATGCACCTTGGGAATACTATCAGCGATATGACCCAGAAACGCTGCCCGGTCCGCACTTTCAGGAGAGCGACATCGCCTTTCAGTCGAAATTAACGGATGCGGGTATTGATTTTCAATCTCAGGCGAAACCGCCTGCGGAGTGGGACGACAAGCGGATGCAAGCGTCTTATTACGCTATGATTGAGCAACTCGACCACGAATTTGGACGGATCCTCGATTATCTTGATGCTAACGGGCTCCGCGAGAACACGATTGTCATCTTCACATCCGACCACGGCGAGGCACTCGGCGACCACGGATTGGTATACAAAGGGTGTCGTTTCTATGAAGGCTCCGTGCGGGTACCGTTGATGATTTCATGGCCCGGACAGTTCTTGCAGGACGTTCAAAGCGATGCGCTTGTTGAGTTGCTTGATATTGTTCCCACGCTGTACGATGCGTTGGGTGTGGATATTCCGTATTACGTGCAGGGTAAATCCCTCGCGCCCCTGTTACGCGGTGAAGTCCCTGCCAGTGAGCATCGGGAGGCGGTACGTTCTGAATTTTTCGGCGCAATCGCATTTCCAGATCAGACGCATGCCACGATGTATCGCGACCGACGCTGGAAACTTGTTACGTATCATCAGAAGGGGATTTGCGAACTGTATGACCTCGACAACGACCCGTGGGAACACAATGATCTCTCGGAGCATGCCGATTATCAATCCGTCAAGTGGGAACTGATGCAAAAGAGTTTCGATAGAGCCATCTATGCGCATCCACAGATGATACCACGGACGGCTTCGCATTAGTGCCATAAACTGTTTTTTCTAAGATTATGCAACCTTCCTGCCGCCGAAGTGTGTCTTATAGTAGATTCCAAAAGTAAGTTTACACTACAAACGGAACCCACGCCCTGCTGGCGAGATTTCCTAATCTCGCCACTATAAATAGGAACAACTCTTATCGCGAGGTTATGAATGGTGTACCGTTATAAAAGGAACATACTTCTATTTCTCGGCAGCGTTATATTATTCATGGCTATCGGTTGCTTTGCTAATGCTGTGCCGTATACATCGAATTTACCGATTGTGCTTATTGATACATTTGGGAAATGGATTCCTGACGATCCGAAAATTCCTGCGCGGATGAAGATTATTTACGATAAATCCGGCGGTAGAAACGCCTTGGACAGTCGGCATGTCGATTTTGAAGGCAGGATTGGTATAGAGGTTCGGGGAAAAACGTCGCAGTCGTTTCCAAAGCAACAGTACGGTTTTGAAACTCAGGACAATGCTGGCAACGACAAAGATGTTTCGTTGTTGGGATTGCCAGCAGAATCCGACTGGGTGCTGAACGGTCCGTATTCGGATAAAACCCTCATGCGGAACCACTTGGCGTACGAGTTCAGTAATCGGATTGGTAGATATGCGAGCAGAACGAAGTTTGTTGAGGTGTTTCTCAATGATACCGTTGATACGAGGACTGGTAGCAAGCATTACGTCTACGTAGGTGTTTATCTGCTGATGGAGAAGATTAAGCGCGGGAGAAAACGGGTTAATGTTAAGTCCCTGAAACCGTCGCAGAACGGACCCTCGGAAATTACAGGTGGGTATATCCTCAAGATCGACAAAATGGACTGGTATGACACCTATTTCACCACCCGTTACGGCACGCAGTTGATTCATATCTATCCGAAAGGACGCGAGATGTCTGCTGCTCAAAAAGTGTGGATTCGAGAGTATATGAACGCATTTGAATCGGCGTTAGCGGGCAAGGATTTTGCGGATCCAAAACACGGATATGCCAAGTATATCGACGTAGATTCTTTTATCGACCATTTCATCATCAATGAACTTTTCAAGAATACCGACGGATTTCGGAACAGCACATATATGTACAAAGACAGGAACGCCAAGCTAAAGATGGGACCCGTCTGGGATTTCAACCTATCAATGGGCAATACGGTTTTCTATGGCGGTTGGGAAACGGACAATTGGCTTATTGATACAAACCCTGTTCCGTTCTGGTGGCGGCGACTGTTAGCGGATGAGAACTTTAAACAGCGGCTCGTCAAGAGATGGGAAACGCTTCGGAAAAATGAACTCGCCACTTTGAAGCTCCTTGACGAGATTGACCGAACCGCTGAATATTTGTCCGAGGCACGAAAACGGAACTTCCAAAAGTGGCGGGTGCTCGGTTACCGTGTTTTTGGGAATCCGGGTCCGTATTTGCCCACGTATGAACAGGAAGTTCAGGAATTGAAAAGGTGGTTACAGGCTCGGTTGACGTGGATGGATAGCAATATCGACTCGCCTCGACAATCGGGAGTTATTCGTCAACCGCCAGTCAGACAGAGGAGAAACCGATGGTAGATGCGCGAAAAGAGGCTATCCCGTTTGAGTTCTTCGCCAGTTTTAAAAGAATCGAAACAGGGAATCCAATCATTTCACTTCCACCGCCGCTCTGGGCAGCGGCAACCCACGCCATTGTCATTGAGGAGACGGTCCACTACATCTGGTGTAAACGCGATATCGGTGTTCGCTGGTTGATAATGCACGCCACAGCACCCATTGATAACCTCACCGACATCACGCAGGACCCACGTAACCCTATTCTTGAACCTTCAGAGGATGGGTTTGACGATCAAGCCGTCGAATACCCTTTCCCATTCTTAAATCCTGCTGATGGCAAGTTTTACATGTACTATCGCGGGAAAGGCAAAACGACCCCTGAACAGACAGGTCTACTTGTGAGCGATGGAGATATGGGTCAGTGGCAGCGTGTTCAGGACACCCCAGTCATTCCTGCAGATACGGAACACGAAGAAGATGGATCAACGCACCCTTCGGTTGCGATAGCCGGTGACACGATTCACATCCTTTATACTGCGAAAGCGACGCGGTCGTTTGAAAAAGGACTAACGATGTGCCATGCGACGGCACCGACGAGTAATCCAGCATTGGTCACGAAAAACCCTGCCAATCCTGTTTTTAAAGGGACCGGGCAGGCGTGGGATAGGCAAGCAGTTCGTGAAACCGAATTGTTCAAGGGACCAGAGTACTTTCATGTTATCTATGGCGGGTATGATGGCGAAGTCTGGCGAATGGGGCATGTTCGGACTCGCGATTTTCATACTTTTGAGCCGAACCCGGACAACCCTATCTTCACACCATCGGACGATCCGAATGCGTTTGATTGTGATAGTGTCTTGACAGGTCAGATCTTTGAAGTCGGCGACACGTACGCTATGCTCTATGCGGGTAAAAAGGGGCAGGAGTGGCAGACGGGTTTGTGTACAATCCCGTAGGGACTGGGTTACCCAGCCCTAACAAACGATTTTTAGTTCCGAAAAAACAAAGTGGGCTTTTTTATGCCGAGTTTTGGCTTGCAAGCTGCGCCAAAAGTGATGCGGATGCGGGCGGTTCTAATCGGTTTGGCGTTAGTCATTCTGCAGACAGCGATTACCCCGTATAACGACTACTACCTCCAAGGGACGGATATCTCTGGAAATCATTTTCCTTTGGGGGCAGTGTTTACGCTGATTTTTCTCACCTTTGTTATCAATCCGATTCTGAAAAAGGTATTTCCGCGTGTTGTGCTAAGTCCGGCGGAGTTGATGCTCATCTGGGTCATGATGGGTGTCAGTTCAGCGATTCCATCGAAAGGGATGATCGGTTACTTGCTTCCCTATATAGCGGCACCGGTCTATTTTGCG is a window of Candidatus Poribacteria bacterium DNA encoding:
- a CDS encoding sulfatase-like hydrolase/transferase, which gives rise to MSDRPNILWYCTDQQRFDTIGALGNPHINTPRLDEFMGQSVTFTHAYCQSPICTPSRASFMTGMYPSAVSVTGNGNPVFPEYYEDRLITYALAQDGYDCGLIGKLHLASAFEVQEHRVNDGYRYFQYSHDHGKPNALGHEYADWQRAQGVDPAALIAGKAVAQKYPDNSGYIKPPTPDCDNVPPHLHQTYWCTEKTIEFIEKNRRENQPWLLSLNPFDPHPPFDAPWEYYQRYDPETLPGPHFQESDIAFQSKLTDAGIDFQSQAKPPAEWDDKRMQASYYAMIEQLDHEFGRILDYLDANGLRENTIVIFTSDHGEALGDHGLVYKGCRFYEGSVRVPLMISWPGQFLQDVQSDALVELLDIVPTLYDALGVDIPYYVQGKSLAPLLRGEVPASEHREAVRSEFFGAIAFPDQTHATMYRDRRWKLVTYHQKGICELYDLDNDPWEHNDLSEHADYQSVKWELMQKSFDRAIYAHPQMIPRTASH
- a CDS encoding CotH kinase family protein; translated protein: MVYRYKRNILLFLGSVILFMAIGCFANAVPYTSNLPIVLIDTFGKWIPDDPKIPARMKIIYDKSGGRNALDSRHVDFEGRIGIEVRGKTSQSFPKQQYGFETQDNAGNDKDVSLLGLPAESDWVLNGPYSDKTLMRNHLAYEFSNRIGRYASRTKFVEVFLNDTVDTRTGSKHYVYVGVYLLMEKIKRGRKRVNVKSLKPSQNGPSEITGGYILKIDKMDWYDTYFTTRYGTQLIHIYPKGREMSAAQKVWIREYMNAFESALAGKDFADPKHGYAKYIDVDSFIDHFIINELFKNTDGFRNSTYMYKDRNAKLKMGPVWDFNLSMGNTVFYGGWETDNWLIDTNPVPFWWRRLLADENFKQRLVKRWETLRKNELATLKLLDEIDRTAEYLSEARKRNFQKWRVLGYRVFGNPGPYLPTYEQEVQELKRWLQARLTWMDSNIDSPRQSGVIRQPPVRQRRNRW